TCCCCCTCCATGGATAAACAAACTTTGTATGGATTTGTTTACGCAAAATTACATCAATTTCTGAACAAAACCTGTGGTAGGTGGGTTAAAAGGTGGAATTAAATTAAAAAAGGAATAAAACGATGAAAAAAACAGGTTTAACATTTTTAGTATTGTTTTTTATGTTCGGCTTAATGGCCCAAACGAGATATTTGGTGGATAAAGCACATTCTTCCGTCAATTTTAAAGTGAAACATAACGGAATATCTTTTGTCAACGGCAGTTTTAATTCTTTCGAAGGATTTATAGAAGGGGATTTAAACAGCCTGGAGAATGCCAATATTGAGTTTACGGTTGATGCGGAAAGTATTGATACCCGGATTGAGCCGCGTGATAAGCATTTGCGTAGTGCGGATTTTTTCGATGTGGAAAAGTATCCAAAAATGAGTTTTAAAAGTACAGACATCGAGAAAACCGGCGACAAGAAATACAAATTAAACGGTTTGCTTACCGTCAAAGATGTAACAAAACCCGTTACGTTTGAGGTTAAATACGGTGGAAAAATTGTGGGCAGAGACGGTAAGGATATTATCGGCTTTACGGCTAAAAACAGTATCAACCGGTTGGATTAT
This portion of the Petrimonas sulfuriphila genome encodes:
- a CDS encoding YceI family protein codes for the protein MKKTGLTFLVLFFMFGLMAQTRYLVDKAHSSVNFKVKHNGISFVNGSFNSFEGFIEGDLNSLENANIEFTVDAESIDTRIEPRDKHLRSADFFDVEKYPKMSFKSTDIEKTGDKKYKLNGLLTVKDVTKPVTFEVKYGGKIVGRDGKDIIGFTAKNSINRLDYNVAYDPDSKAIAKDVDLVLYMEFVAN